In Pecten maximus chromosome 10, xPecMax1.1, whole genome shotgun sequence, one genomic interval encodes:
- the LOC117336426 gene encoding renalase-like, with translation MDVKMATGPSVAVVGGGISGLVCAVRLNQLGIRNVTVFDTGKHAAGGRCSSRYVNIDGRLHTFDHSTQFFTASDKRFCNVISFLHSKGAVKVWQGPIGHLKGGRFQPMKSLTQAFVGVDGMSSISNCLASHVNLKRPVWVGSVVWEELPRKWKVDRFGFYDYLVIAHNGKCADRLMSHAGVPKIHRLLQVRFTPRLDTKDQRMQLSSLWMLMVAFPKSLCLPYEGAHVEDRDISWVANNTAKLSQTKTSMNGVECWTVFSTKEFGSTHKVPQENIPPQKEKQVTDELLAAFAKVTGIGSKLPPPRYTRVQLWGAALPLNTLSTKEECVFDGQHNIGICGDWLVSPCIQGAAISGIRLAEFIQNHSSGANRTGTSLQPEFTSTDGHAIGSFPTDSSIIFKPKKT, from the exons ATGGATGTTAAAATGGCGACGGGACCATCCGTAGCGGTTGTTGGTGGTGGGATATCGGGGCTGGTTTGCGCTGTACGACTTAACCAACTGGGAATACGAAATGTAACTGTCTTCGACACCG gAAAGCATGCAGCTGGAGGGAGATGTTCTAGTCGTTATGTGAACATAGACGGGAGGCTCCATACGTTTGACCATTCCACCCAGTTTTTCACTGCGTCAGACAAACGCTTCTGCAACGTCATATCCTTTTTACACTCCAAGGGCGCAGTAAAAGTGTGGCAGGGTCCGATTGGTCATTTAAAAGGTGGCCGTTTTCAGCCAATGAAATCTCTAACTCAAGCTTTTGTGGGAGTTGATGGCATGTCTTCCATATCTAATTGCCTGGCATCCCATGTCAACCTGAAACGCCCTGTTTGGGTAGGAAGCGTTGTTTGGGAGGAACTACCAAGGAAATGGAAAGTTGATAGATTTGGGTTTTACGACTATCTGGTGATAGCACATAATGGCAAATGTGCTGATAGGTTAATGTCTCACGCGGGCGTTCCAAAAATTCATCGCCTTCTTCAGGTCCGGTTTACGCCTCGTCTTGACACAAAAGACCAACGCATGCAACTTTCTTCTCTGTGGATGTTAATGGTGGCCTTTCCTAAGTCCCTGTGTTTACCGTATGAGGGAGCACACGTAGAAGATAGGGACATTTCTTGGGTTGCAAACAATACGGCAAAATTATCCCAAACAAAAACTTCCATGAATGGAGTCGAGTGCTGGACTGTATTCAGCACCAAGGAGTTTGGTAGTACGCACAAAGTCCCACAAGAAAATATACCCccacaaaaagaaaaacaggTAACTGATGAACTGCTTGCTGCATTTGCAAAAGTCACTGGAATAGGATCAAAGTTACCTCCACCTAGATATACAAGGGTTCAGTTATGGGGAGCAGCCCTCCCACTCAATACTCTCTCCACAAAAGAGGAATGCGTGTTTGATGGCCAACATAACATAGGGATATGTGGGGACTGGTTGGTGAGTCCTTGTATACAGGGAGCCGCCATTAGTGGGATTCGTCTTGCAGAATTTATCCAAAACCACTCTTCAG GTGCTAACAGGACTGGTACGAGTTTACAGCCCGAATTTACATCAACAGATGGTCACGCCATCGGCTCCTTTCCAACTGATTCCTCCATAATATTTAAACCAAAGAAGACATAA